Proteins co-encoded in one Thermochromatium tepidum ATCC 43061 genomic window:
- the recA gene encoding recombinase RecA: MDENRKRALAAALTQIEKQFGKGSVMRLGDVGVVRNVEVISTGSLGLDLALGIGGVPKGRVIEIYGPESSGKTTLTLHIIAESQKLGGTAAFVDAEHALDPVYAEKLGVNVNDLLVSQPDTGEQALEITDMLVRSGAVDVVVVDSVAALTPKAEIEGEMGDSHVGLQARLMSQALRKLTGNIKRSNCCVIFINQIRMKIGVLFGSPETTTGGNALKFYASVRLDIRRTGSIKKGEEVIGNETRVKVVKNKVAPPFRQADFDILYGQGISREGEIIDLGVAEGFIEKSGAWYSYEGNRIGQGKDNARNFLCENPEIAQAIEARIRDKLLPKCGVGAAAETDVPESFDPLED; the protein is encoded by the coding sequence ATGGATGAGAACCGCAAGAGGGCGTTGGCCGCCGCGCTGACCCAGATCGAAAAACAGTTCGGCAAGGGCTCGGTCATGCGCCTGGGCGATGTGGGTGTCGTGCGCAACGTCGAGGTCATCTCGACCGGTTCGCTCGGGCTGGATCTGGCGCTTGGCATCGGCGGCGTCCCCAAGGGGCGCGTCATCGAGATTTACGGTCCCGAGTCCTCAGGCAAGACCACGCTGACACTGCACATCATCGCCGAGTCGCAGAAGCTTGGCGGCACGGCCGCCTTCGTCGACGCCGAGCACGCGCTCGATCCTGTCTATGCCGAAAAGCTTGGGGTCAATGTGAACGACCTGCTGGTCTCCCAGCCCGACACTGGAGAGCAGGCGCTCGAGATCACCGACATGCTGGTGCGCTCCGGCGCGGTCGATGTCGTGGTCGTCGACTCGGTGGCCGCACTCACGCCCAAGGCCGAGATCGAGGGCGAGATGGGCGACTCACACGTCGGGTTACAGGCGCGCCTCATGTCCCAGGCCCTGCGCAAGCTCACCGGCAACATCAAGCGTTCCAACTGTTGCGTCATCTTCATCAATCAGATCCGCATGAAGATCGGGGTGCTTTTCGGCTCGCCTGAGACCACGACCGGCGGCAACGCCCTCAAGTTCTATGCCTCCGTCCGGCTCGACATCCGCCGCACCGGCAGCATCAAGAAAGGCGAGGAGGTCATCGGCAACGAGACCCGGGTCAAGGTGGTCAAGAACAAGGTCGCCCCCCCCTTCAGGCAGGCCGATTTCGACATCCTCTATGGCCAGGGTATCTCGCGCGAGGGCGAGATCATCGATCTGGGTGTGGCCGAGGGCTTCATCGAGAAATCGGGCGCTTGGTACAGCTATGAGGGCAACCGCATCGGTCAGGGCAAGGACAATGCCCGCAACTTCCTATGCGAAAATCCCGAGATCGCTCAAGCGATCGAGGCGCGTATCCGCGACAAGCTGCTGCCCAAGTGTGGGGTTGGTGCCGCTGCCGAGACCGATGTGCCCGAATCGTTCGATCCACTGGAGGATTGA
- the pncC gene encoding nicotinamide-nucleotide amidase: protein MTTDPHSHQLVSSHELVQLAARAGERLKACGWRLTTAESCTGGWVAKTITDIAGSSDWFDRGFVTYSNASKQELLGVDAGLIEVHGAVSAPVVLAMVAGALAHSRAGIALAVSGIAGPGGGSPEKPVGTVWFAWGQTGSGSVTRRECFAGDREAVRAQAVRTALLGLLEYLNLPHTHRTEG, encoded by the coding sequence ATGACCACGGATCCTCACTCTCACCAATTGGTCTCATCCCACGAACTGGTGCAGCTTGCGGCGCGCGCCGGTGAACGTCTTAAGGCGTGCGGCTGGCGGTTGACGACTGCCGAATCCTGCACCGGCGGCTGGGTCGCCAAGACGATTACCGACATTGCCGGCAGCAGCGATTGGTTCGATCGCGGGTTCGTCACCTACAGCAATGCGTCCAAGCAGGAGCTGCTCGGTGTCGACGCTGGGTTGATCGAGGTGCATGGTGCGGTGAGTGCGCCCGTGGTACTGGCCATGGTCGCGGGTGCACTGGCGCACAGTCGCGCCGGGATCGCATTGGCCGTCAGCGGTATCGCCGGACCGGGTGGCGGCTCGCCCGAGAAGCCGGTCGGAACCGTCTGGTTCGCCTGGGGGCAGACGGGCAGCGGATCCGTGACACGGCGCGAGTGTTTTGCCGGCGATCGCGAGGCGGTTCGCGCCCAGGCGGTGCGCACGGCGTTGCTGGGTCTGCTCGAATATCTGAATCTTCCACACACTCACCGGACAGAAGGCTGA
- a CDS encoding cupin domain-containing protein, with product MSDLEILCEHKPSPAKLEVMGVDDWPIWKKEPSTFPWRYDQTEICYILRGRFRVTPEGGETQEFGRGDLITFPSGLSCTWEIIEAVEKHYHFA from the coding sequence ATGAGCGACCTTGAGATCCTTTGCGAACACAAGCCATCACCCGCCAAACTGGAGGTCATGGGCGTCGATGACTGGCCGATCTGGAAGAAGGAACCCTCGACCTTCCCTTGGCGCTATGACCAGACCGAGATCTGTTACATCCTGCGCGGACGTTTTCGCGTGACGCCCGAGGGCGGGGAGACACAGGAGTTCGGGCGCGGCGATCTCATCACCTTCCCGTCCGGTCTTTCCTGTACCTGGGAGATCATCGAGGCGGTCGAAAAGCACTATCACTTCGCGTAG
- a CDS encoding DUF302 domain-containing protein has protein sequence MRKIHWLAVFAALLWLFAPLTPHAEGMGLANTVVKMPLAEGVSIDDAIDSMLVRANGLNFKLVARQPLYKELEAMGVETRHVEIFQFCDARIAAQMLNHDIDFAAYLPCRITLIEDRDGKAWLVTLDLDQVMQMADLPPDLKELAIKVRDTINEIMTAGAKGDL, from the coding sequence ATGCGAAAGATCCACTGGCTTGCCGTGTTTGCCGCCCTGCTCTGGCTGTTCGCCCCACTGACGCCGCATGCCGAGGGCATGGGTCTTGCCAACACCGTGGTCAAGATGCCGCTGGCCGAGGGTGTCTCCATCGATGACGCGATCGATTCTATGCTGGTGCGCGCCAACGGGCTGAATTTCAAGCTGGTCGCGCGCCAGCCGCTCTATAAGGAGCTGGAGGCCATGGGCGTGGAGACCAGGCACGTCGAGATCTTCCAGTTCTGCGACGCCCGTATCGCGGCCCAGATGCTCAACCATGACATCGATTTCGCCGCCTATCTGCCCTGTCGCATCACCCTGATCGAGGACCGCGACGGCAAGGCCTGGCTGGTGACGCTGGATCTGGACCAGGTGATGCAGATGGCCGATCTGCCGCCGGACCTCAAGGAACTGGCGATCAAGGTACGCGACACCATAAACGAGATCATGACGGCGGGCGCCAAGGGCGATCTGTAA
- a CDS encoding cysteine-rich small domain-containing protein: MQTRDATANEAYQGFTNHECPFYPCHTGVKRAFNCLFCYCPLIAYECPGPYRVYTDAHGLRRKDCSECRLPHEDYRASWSFIQKWLERPMTWGGMELDARERQAARGS; the protein is encoded by the coding sequence ATGCAGACCAGGGACGCCACGGCAAACGAAGCCTACCAGGGCTTCACCAACCATGAATGCCCGTTCTATCCCTGCCACACCGGGGTCAAACGGGCCTTCAACTGTCTGTTCTGTTACTGTCCGCTCATCGCCTACGAGTGTCCCGGACCCTATCGGGTCTATACCGACGCCCATGGACTCAGGCGCAAGGATTGTTCGGAGTGTCGGCTGCCGCATGAGGACTATCGGGCGTCCTGGTCCTTCATCCAGAAATGGCTGGAGCGACCCATGACCTGGGGTGGGATGGAGTTGGACGCGCGCGAGCGCCAGGCCGCGCGCGGCAGTTGA
- the oadA gene encoding sodium-extruding oxaloacetate decarboxylase subunit alpha encodes MPKIKITDVILRDAHQSLLATRMRTEDMLPICPKLDAIGYWSLECWGGATFDACVRFLKEDPWERLRKLREALPNTRLQMLLRGQNLLGYRHYSDDVVRAFVGRAAENGMDVFRIFDALNDLRNLRTAIEATKAAGKHAQGTICYTVSPVHDIPSFVKLGRELAAMGCDSIAIKDMAGLLTPFVTADLVKALKDSVDLPLHLHSHATSGLAEMCHLKAIENGCDAIDTAISALAGGTSHPPTESLVAALRGTEYDTGLDLEAIQEIGMYFYQVRKKYHQFESKFTGVDTRVQVNQVPGGMISNLANQLKEQNALDRMSTVLEEIPRVRQDLGYPPLVTPTSQIVGTQAVFNVLTGKRYQTITNEVKLYLQGRYGAPPAPVNPLLQQQAIGNEEMIDCRPADLLKPELNRLTQEIGSLALSEDDVLTYAMFPEIGRTFLEQRASGTLVPEPLEPPPRPSEPPKAAPTEFNINVHGETYHIKVTGAGHKGQAERHFYFTIDDIPEEVVVETLDELVLTGGGAASGPRAISGKRPKPSRPGHVATSMPGNIVEVLVKEGDTVIAGQPVIVTEAMKMEAEIQAPITGTVTAVYVVKGDTVNPDEVLIEISPTS; translated from the coding sequence ATGCCAAAGATCAAGATCACCGACGTCATCCTACGCGACGCGCATCAATCCTTGCTCGCGACCCGGATGCGCACCGAGGACATGCTGCCGATCTGTCCTAAGCTCGACGCCATCGGCTACTGGTCGTTGGAGTGCTGGGGTGGGGCGACCTTCGATGCCTGTGTGCGGTTCCTGAAGGAAGATCCCTGGGAGCGTCTGCGCAAACTGCGCGAGGCGCTGCCCAACACCCGCCTGCAGATGCTGTTGCGTGGTCAGAACCTGCTCGGCTATCGGCACTATTCCGACGACGTGGTGCGCGCCTTCGTCGGGCGTGCGGCCGAAAACGGCATGGATGTCTTCCGCATCTTCGACGCGCTCAACGATCTGCGTAACCTCAGGACCGCGATCGAGGCGACCAAGGCCGCCGGCAAGCACGCCCAGGGCACCATCTGCTATACGGTCAGCCCGGTCCATGACATCCCCAGTTTCGTCAAGTTGGGTCGCGAGCTCGCAGCCATGGGCTGCGATTCGATTGCGATCAAGGACATGGCTGGACTGCTCACGCCCTTCGTCACCGCCGACCTCGTCAAGGCGCTCAAGGACAGCGTCGATCTGCCGCTGCATCTGCACTCGCACGCCACCTCGGGTCTGGCCGAGATGTGTCACCTCAAGGCGATCGAAAACGGCTGTGACGCCATCGATACCGCCATCTCGGCACTGGCCGGCGGCACCTCGCATCCACCGACCGAGAGCCTGGTCGCGGCCCTGCGCGGCACCGAGTACGACACCGGACTGGATCTGGAGGCTATTCAGGAGATCGGGATGTACTTCTACCAGGTCCGCAAAAAGTACCATCAGTTCGAGAGCAAGTTCACCGGCGTCGACACCCGGGTCCAGGTCAATCAGGTGCCAGGCGGCATGATCTCGAACCTGGCCAATCAGTTGAAAGAACAGAACGCGCTCGACCGTATGAGCACCGTGCTGGAGGAGATCCCGCGCGTGCGCCAGGATCTCGGCTATCCGCCGCTGGTTACGCCGACCTCGCAGATCGTCGGTACCCAGGCGGTGTTCAATGTGCTGACCGGGAAGCGCTATCAGACCATCACCAATGAGGTCAAGCTCTATCTTCAGGGCCGTTATGGTGCTCCCCCGGCCCCGGTCAATCCGCTCCTGCAACAGCAGGCGATCGGCAACGAAGAGATGATCGACTGCCGTCCTGCCGATCTCTTGAAACCCGAACTGAACCGTCTAACCCAGGAGATCGGATCCTTGGCCCTGTCCGAAGACGATGTCCTGACCTATGCCATGTTCCCCGAGATCGGACGCACCTTCCTCGAACAGCGCGCTTCTGGCACCCTGGTGCCCGAGCCGCTAGAGCCACCACCACGTCCGAGCGAGCCACCCAAGGCGGCGCCGACCGAGTTCAATATCAACGTCCATGGCGAGACCTATCACATCAAGGTCACGGGTGCCGGGCACAAGGGTCAGGCCGAGCGTCATTTCTATTTCACCATCGATGACATCCCGGAAGAGGTCGTGGTCGAGACGCTCGACGAACTGGTCCTGACCGGCGGCGGGGCGGCATCCGGCCCGCGCGCCATCAGCGGCAAGCGTCCCAAGCCGAGCCGACCGGGGCATGTTGCGACCTCGATGCCGGGCAACATCGTCGAGGTGCTGGTCAAGGAAGGCGATACCGTGATCGCCGGTCAGCCGGTCATCGTCACCGAAGCGATGAAGATGGAGGCCGAGATCCAGGCCCCGATCACTGGCACAGTCACAGCCGTTTATGTCGTCAAGGGCGATACGGTCAACCCAGACGAGGTGCTGATCGAGATCTCGCCGACCTCCTGA
- a CDS encoding acetyl-CoA carboxylase biotin carboxylase subunit, with protein MLRKILIANRGEIAVRVIRACAELGIRSVAIYSEADRHSLHVKKADEAYSLGSDPLAGYLNVHNIVNLAVMTGCDAIHPGYGFLSENPELALACARRGITFIGPNAEVIARMGDKTAARQAMQKAGIPVTPGSPGNLNSLDEALDCAEQIGYPVMLKATSGGGGRGIRRCDDPTALRHNYERVISEATKAFGRAEVFLEKCVVNPKHIEVQVLADHHGHCIHLFERDCSIQRRNQKLIEIAPSPQLDDAQRQYVGGLAVLAARAVGYTNAGTVEFLLDSDGRFYFMEMNTRIQVEHTITESITGVDLVDEQIRIAAGLPLRYRQDQIHRRGFAIQFRVNAEDPKNNFLPSFGRISRYYAPGGPGVRTDGAIYTGYHVPPYYDSMLVKLIVWALEWDDVVNRGCRALRDMGVYGVKTTIPFYQEILRHPDFRAANFDTGFLESHPELLNYSTKRRREDVAAAIAAAIAAHAGL; from the coding sequence ATGCTTCGTAAGATCCTGATCGCCAACCGTGGTGAGATCGCCGTGCGCGTCATCCGCGCCTGCGCCGAATTGGGCATCCGCTCGGTGGCCATCTATTCCGAGGCCGACCGTCACTCGCTCCACGTCAAAAAGGCCGACGAGGCCTACAGCCTAGGCAGTGACCCACTCGCCGGATATCTCAATGTCCACAACATCGTCAACCTGGCTGTGATGACCGGTTGCGATGCCATCCATCCAGGCTACGGTTTCCTGTCGGAGAATCCCGAGCTGGCGTTGGCCTGCGCGCGACGCGGCATCACCTTCATTGGCCCCAATGCCGAGGTCATCGCCCGCATGGGCGATAAGACCGCTGCGCGTCAGGCGATGCAGAAGGCCGGTATCCCCGTCACGCCCGGCAGTCCTGGCAATCTGAACAGCCTCGACGAGGCGCTCGACTGCGCCGAGCAGATCGGCTATCCAGTCATGCTCAAGGCGACCTCAGGCGGCGGCGGGCGCGGCATCCGGCGTTGCGACGACCCAACGGCCCTGCGTCACAACTATGAGCGCGTCATCTCGGAGGCGACCAAGGCGTTCGGACGCGCCGAGGTGTTCCTTGAAAAGTGCGTGGTCAATCCCAAGCATATCGAGGTCCAGGTGCTGGCCGACCATCATGGTCACTGCATCCATCTATTCGAGCGCGACTGCTCCATCCAGCGTCGCAATCAAAAACTGATCGAGATTGCGCCTTCGCCCCAGCTCGACGACGCCCAGCGACAATACGTCGGTGGACTGGCAGTGCTGGCCGCGCGTGCAGTCGGCTATACCAATGCCGGCACTGTGGAGTTCCTGCTCGATTCGGACGGGCGGTTCTACTTCATGGAGATGAACACCCGCATCCAGGTTGAGCACACCATTACCGAGTCGATCACGGGTGTCGATCTGGTCGATGAACAGATCCGGATCGCAGCTGGGCTCCCGCTGCGCTATCGTCAGGACCAGATCCACCGCCGCGGTTTTGCCATCCAGTTTCGCGTCAACGCCGAGGATCCCAAAAACAACTTCCTGCCGAGCTTTGGGCGTATCTCGCGTTATTACGCGCCGGGCGGTCCAGGCGTGCGCACCGATGGCGCCATCTATACCGGCTACCATGTGCCGCCTTATTACGACTCGATGTTGGTCAAGCTCATCGTCTGGGCGTTGGAATGGGACGATGTGGTCAACCGCGGCTGTCGCGCCCTGCGCGATATGGGTGTCTATGGGGTCAAGACCACCATTCCCTTCTATCAGGAGATCCTGCGCCATCCCGACTTCCGGGCCGCGAACTTCGATACCGGATTCTTGGAGTCGCATCCAGAACTTCTCAACTATTCGACCAAGCGCCGCCGCGAGGATGTCGCCGCCGCCATCGCCGCCGCCATCGCCGCGCACGCGGGATTGTGA
- the pgsA gene encoding CDP-diacylglycerol--glycerol-3-phosphate 3-phosphatidyltransferase has translation MWNLPNILTLLRILLIPVFVVVFYLDAPWAPYAAAAIFSAAALTDWFDGYLARKWDQTSPLGSFLDPVADKLMVAVALVVLLQADPRVLIALPVMVIIGREITVSALREWMAEIGARAAVAVSALGKIKTTAQMISIVILILRESVFGPWTYGVGVVLLYIAALLTLWSMVLYLAIAWPSLSGRTESSGRGQPN, from the coding sequence ATGTGGAACCTGCCGAACATCCTGACGTTGTTGCGGATCCTGCTCATCCCGGTATTCGTCGTCGTCTTCTATCTCGATGCGCCCTGGGCCCCCTATGCGGCAGCGGCCATCTTTAGCGCAGCGGCCCTGACCGATTGGTTCGACGGCTATCTGGCGCGAAAATGGGACCAAACCTCGCCGCTCGGGTCCTTTCTCGATCCGGTCGCCGATAAACTGATGGTCGCCGTGGCGCTGGTGGTGTTGTTGCAGGCCGATCCGCGGGTGCTGATCGCATTGCCTGTGATGGTCATCATCGGGCGCGAGATCACGGTCTCGGCCCTGCGCGAGTGGATGGCCGAGATCGGTGCCCGCGCGGCGGTGGCGGTCTCCGCGCTTGGTAAAATCAAGACTACGGCACAGATGATCTCGATCGTGATCCTGATCCTGCGCGAGTCGGTATTCGGTCCCTGGACCTATGGGGTAGGGGTAGTACTGCTCTATATCGCGGCCCTTCTCACGCTTTGGTCGATGGTGCTATACCTAGCCATTGCTTGGCCCAGTCTTTCGGGTCGAACTGAATCCTCAGGAAGAGGTCAACCAAACTAA
- the uvrC gene encoding excinuclease ABC subunit UvrC: MTGGTETNADLRRRLVELPLGPGVYRFLDAEGGVLYVGKAKNLRRRVASYFGRRLTPRHARLVGLIADIQVTVTRSEGEALLLESQLIKSLKPRFNVLLRDDKSYPYIWLTTQDLYPRLAFYRGPRRVAGRLFGPYPSAWAVRETLQILQQLFPVRQCEDAVFRHRSRPCLQYQIERCSAPCVGLVTPEQYAEDVARTLKFLDGRAAEVIEELIGAMEAAAAALEFERAAQYRDRIQALRRILERQAVIGEDGDLDLIAAARADDVWCVQVFVVRRGRHLGNSAFFPKVPPDMDEGAVLAGFLAQFYASHEIPETLILSALPEDAETLGAALAERAGRAVRLQIQVRGERARWLEMARDNARFALNQRLGSQAGHTQRLESLRAALDLAECPRRIECFDISHTQGEQTVASCVVFDGEGARKSDYRRFNITGITPGDDYAALAQALTRRYKRVAQGEYPIPNLILIDGGRGQLAAVDEALQELGLYGPILVGVSKGPDRRPGSERLWLLGREAPVILPSESPAMHLIQQIRDEAHRFAITGHRRRRAKARLTSVLEDIPGLGPKRRQRLLKHFGGLRGLEHAGVEDIARVEGIGHPLAQRIHAAFHRDQA; the protein is encoded by the coding sequence ATGACCGGGGGCACTGAAACCAACGCCGACTTGCGGCGCCGGCTCGTGGAGCTACCTTTGGGTCCAGGGGTCTATCGGTTCTTGGATGCCGAGGGCGGCGTGCTCTATGTCGGCAAGGCCAAGAACCTCAGACGCCGGGTCGCCAGCTATTTCGGGCGCCGGCTCACACCGCGGCATGCGCGTCTGGTCGGCCTGATCGCCGACATCCAGGTGACCGTCACCCGCAGCGAGGGCGAGGCGCTGCTCCTGGAGAGCCAGCTCATCAAGTCGCTCAAGCCGCGCTTCAATGTCCTGCTCCGGGACGACAAAAGCTATCCCTATATCTGGCTCACTACCCAGGATCTCTATCCGCGTCTTGCCTTTTATCGCGGCCCGCGCCGGGTCGCGGGGCGGCTGTTTGGACCCTATCCGAGCGCCTGGGCGGTCCGCGAGACCCTCCAGATCCTGCAACAGTTGTTTCCAGTGCGTCAGTGTGAAGACGCCGTCTTCCGCCATCGCTCGCGTCCCTGTCTCCAGTATCAGATCGAGCGCTGCAGCGCGCCCTGTGTGGGCTTGGTCACGCCCGAGCAGTATGCAGAGGACGTCGCGCGTACCCTCAAGTTTCTCGACGGGCGCGCCGCAGAGGTGATCGAGGAATTGATCGGCGCCATGGAGGCGGCGGCCGCGGCGCTCGAATTCGAGCGCGCGGCCCAGTATCGCGACCGCATCCAGGCCTTGCGTCGGATCTTGGAACGCCAGGCGGTGATCGGCGAGGACGGCGATCTAGACCTCATCGCCGCGGCGCGCGCGGACGATGTCTGGTGCGTCCAGGTGTTCGTCGTCCGTCGCGGACGGCATCTGGGCAACAGCGCCTTCTTTCCTAAGGTGCCGCCAGACATGGACGAGGGCGCGGTCTTGGCCGGTTTTCTGGCGCAGTTCTATGCCAGCCACGAGATCCCAGAGACCCTGATCCTAAGCGCCCTGCCAGAGGACGCCGAGACCCTGGGCGCCGCGCTCGCCGAACGGGCGGGTCGAGCGGTTCGGCTCCAGATCCAGGTACGCGGTGAACGCGCCCGTTGGCTGGAGATGGCGCGCGACAATGCGCGTTTCGCACTCAACCAGCGGCTCGGTAGCCAGGCCGGCCACACCCAACGGCTGGAGTCGCTGCGCGCTGCTCTGGATCTGGCCGAATGCCCCAGGCGGATCGAGTGTTTCGACATCAGTCACACCCAGGGAGAGCAAACGGTCGCCTCCTGCGTGGTCTTCGACGGTGAGGGCGCGCGCAAGTCCGACTATCGGCGTTTCAACATCACCGGCATCACGCCAGGTGATGACTATGCGGCGCTCGCTCAGGCGCTGACGCGCCGTTACAAGCGCGTGGCGCAGGGTGAGTATCCGATCCCGAACCTGATCCTGATCGACGGCGGACGCGGCCAGCTTGCCGCCGTCGATGAGGCGCTCCAGGAACTGGGTCTGTATGGCCCGATCCTGGTCGGCGTTTCCAAGGGGCCGGATCGACGCCCAGGCAGCGAGCGCCTTTGGTTGTTGGGTCGAGAGGCGCCCGTTATACTGCCGAGCGAATCACCAGCCATGCATCTGATCCAGCAGATCCGCGACGAGGCCCATCGCTTCGCGATCACCGGCCACCGTCGGCGCCGCGCCAAGGCGCGCCTGACCTCGGTGTTGGAGGATATCCCCGGACTCGGACCCAAACGGCGTCAGCGTCTGCTCAAACACTTCGGCGGACTACGTGGCCTGGAGCACGCTGGGGTCGAGGACATCGCTAGGGTCGAGGGGATCGGCCATCCACTGGCCCAGCGCATTCACGCCGCCTTCCATCGCGACCAAGCCTGA
- a CDS encoding HDOD domain-containing protein, with product MIHPTNPQYHALYPPRTDLEAAFRSVRHAKLPQLPDIVHNLHEELRRSEPDLTRASNLIAMDPALTGLVLKTINSPLFGRGTKISSVHQAAALIGLRRLTNLVTAAAFNRLLDEYEGGARLILDFIQEQTQVAAAIATLTPELKPDEASLFALMQGVGCLIFADLVPDYGNEWALRALTAPQTLIEYERRILGTDHVTVGFLVAGTWHLPESVVLAIYHQYALEPPAQFEGSLRLLIAVARLARVVLARRRGIEDDPDLLDQRDWALAELAMPPAAWEQRISSLLADDRGH from the coding sequence ATGATCCATCCAACCAACCCTCAGTATCACGCCCTCTATCCGCCCCGCACCGATCTCGAAGCCGCCTTTCGGTCTGTGCGGCACGCCAAACTCCCCCAGCTTCCAGATATCGTCCATAACCTACATGAGGAGCTGAGGCGTTCCGAACCCGACCTTACGCGCGCGTCCAACCTCATCGCCATGGACCCCGCCCTGACCGGGCTGGTGCTCAAGACCATCAATTCGCCGCTTTTTGGCCGGGGCACCAAGATCAGCAGCGTCCATCAGGCCGCGGCCCTGATCGGATTACGGCGTCTCACCAATTTGGTCACAGCCGCTGCCTTCAATCGCCTGCTTGACGAGTACGAAGGCGGGGCGCGTCTGATCCTCGACTTCATCCAAGAACAAACCCAGGTCGCTGCAGCCATAGCCACGCTGACCCCGGAACTCAAACCGGATGAGGCTTCCCTGTTTGCGCTGATGCAAGGGGTCGGCTGTCTCATCTTCGCAGACCTGGTCCCTGACTATGGCAATGAGTGGGCGCTCCGGGCCCTGACCGCACCTCAGACCCTGATCGAGTATGAACGTCGCATCCTGGGTACGGATCACGTCACGGTCGGCTTTCTGGTGGCTGGAACCTGGCATCTACCCGAGTCGGTGGTCTTGGCGATCTATCATCAGTATGCCCTCGAACCGCCTGCCCAGTTTGAGGGATCGTTGCGCCTGTTGATCGCTGTCGCCAGGCTGGCGCGGGTGGTGTTGGCGCGACGGCGGGGGATCGAGGATGACCCGGATCTGTTAGATCAGCGCGACTGGGCGCTCGCTGAGCTCGCCATGCCACCCGCGGCCTGGGAGCAGCGGATCTCTTCTCTCTTGGCGGATGACCGGGGGCACTGA
- a CDS encoding alpha/beta fold hydrolase, translated as MSLRPPGQRTLPEAIAAPRRDFITRDGWRLAYYAERIHPGRPLVLIHSINAASSSFEMRPLFEHYRLSRPVYSLDLPGFGHSERRTGGYSPELYARAIADLLTQVVVEPVDLIALSLSAEFAARAARLVPEHLNSLVFISPTGFGGRPLPNSSPLGTLMQWPKLGQWFYGLVASRPSIRHFLNRSFVGPVPQAMIDHAWATAHQPGAPHAPLAFLAMRLFTPDAIDLLYDRLTELPVLVIADQDPYIGFERLPSFIVRHPTWHRVTLEPHRGLPHWERLAETVAALDDFWAHPPRQGMS; from the coding sequence ATGAGTCTCCGCCCACCAGGGCAGCGGACGCTACCAGAGGCCATCGCCGCCCCCCGCCGCGATTTTATCACCCGCGATGGCTGGCGCCTGGCCTATTATGCCGAGCGGATCCATCCAGGCCGTCCGCTGGTGCTGATCCATAGCATCAATGCCGCCTCCAGCAGCTTCGAGATGCGACCCCTGTTTGAGCACTACCGCCTCTCGCGCCCGGTCTATAGCCTGGATCTACCCGGGTTCGGACACTCAGAACGCCGGACCGGGGGCTATTCGCCTGAGCTCTACGCCCGAGCCATCGCCGATCTGCTGACCCAGGTCGTCGTAGAACCAGTCGATCTGATCGCCCTGTCCTTGAGCGCTGAGTTCGCCGCGCGCGCTGCGCGTCTGGTCCCAGAGCATCTGAACTCACTGGTCTTCATCTCGCCGACCGGGTTCGGGGGGCGTCCGCTGCCGAATTCAAGCCCCCTCGGAACCCTGATGCAATGGCCCAAACTCGGTCAATGGTTCTACGGCCTGGTCGCCTCGCGTCCGAGCATTCGTCACTTTCTCAATCGCTCCTTCGTTGGCCCGGTGCCGCAGGCGATGATCGATCATGCCTGGGCCACGGCACACCAGCCAGGGGCGCCGCATGCGCCGCTGGCCTTTTTGGCCATGCGTCTGTTCACGCCGGACGCCATCGATCTACTCTACGACCGGCTCACGGAGCTCCCGGTTCTGGTGATCGCCGATCAGGATCCTTACATCGGTTTCGAACGCCTGCCGAGCTTCATCGTGCGTCATCCGACCTGGCATCGCGTGACCCTGGAGCCACACCGAGGACTGCCGCACTGGGAGAGGCTCGCCGAAACGGTCGCGGCACTCGATGACTTCTGGGCGCATCCACCACGCCAAGGGATGAGCTGA